The following DNA comes from Tunturibacter psychrotolerans.
TCCTGGTAGAGGGGATACCGCGCCACGTTGTTGCGGTAATCGTACTTCAGATCAATCTGAATCTTGTCATTGCCTGGTCTGGCTAATATTGCGGTATCGAGCCAGTAAGCCTCGGGCGCAACCAACGATGGGTTCGAAACACCGTGCAGATACGCAGCCCGCACTCCATCGAACGTAAACCGTTCCCGTATCGCATTGCGGTTAGTCTCACTCGGGTCCTTCCATAGGGCACGGACCGGGCGCCATGGCCCTTCACCTAAACCTTCCTCATAGGCATTGCCGTTCTGCGAGATGATAGCTGTCACCCGCTCCGGATAGGACAGCGCCAGGTTGAACCCTACGGGCGCACCGTAATCGAAGACGTAAAGCCCAAACTTCTTCAACCCAAGCGCATCCACAAACGCCTTGATTGTGTTCGAAAGGCCAGCGAAGGAGTAATCGTAGTTTCGCGCTTCCGGAACCACAGTGAAGCCGAAAGACGGCATGTCCGGAGCAATCAGACGGAACTTATCCGCAAGACGTGGCATCAACTGCCGAAAATAATGTGATGAGTTTGCGTAGCCATGCAGAAGAAGCAGAACCGGAGCGTCTACCGCACCTGCCTCCCGATAGAAAACCTGCACACCATCCACGTCTATCGTACGATAGACAACCTCGAACGAGGCCGCCCCAGATCGCGATTCAGCAAACAGCGGCATCCTCATCCCTCCGTACAAGCCAGCCGCAACAACTGCACCGCCCGACATCATCGATCTCCGTGAAATGCGGTATCTGTGTGCAAACTTTCCCTCAGTACCCACGATTCGCTCCGCTAATGAGATGCACTGCCCCTGGAAATGGAGTTGAATTCTATGATCGAGAAATCCACTCATTTCAAATGGCTATAAAACCTTAACCGCATCCAGCAGAATTTATTCCCTCCGCTCTCGAATTTCCAAACCAAACGATAGGCAAAACAAAGCCCCGAAGGGATGGTCCCTCCGGGGCTCATATGCATTCTGCAGATTGGCTAGTTCCCGGCTGGCAAGCCCGGCTGTGCCTGCTGCTGCTTCGAGAATCTCACAGCGCCGCCCTTTTCATACTTCTGTGTCAGCTCGCCGATGTACACGCGGAAGATCTCCTCCCGCTGCTCATTCAGCAGCTTGTCCTTGGTTGCATTGAAGCTCTTCGCAATGTCGTCGGCCGTCGGCTCCTGCTTGTCGGTCACGCTGAGAACCACTCCAACCCGCCCTGCATTGATTGGCCCTGAGATCGTACCCTTCGGAAGCGAGAACGCCACCGAACCCGCGCCGCTCATCGCGCCAAGATCCGGGACCTGACCATCCTTGCCCACCAGGTCGCTGGTCTTCAACGGAACGTTCATCTCTGCGGCGGCCTTCTTCAGATCGTTCAGCACCTTCGCCCGCTCGTCCAGCTTGTTCAACTGCGCGCTCAGCAACTGAGGAACCTGCTGCTCACGATAGTCTTCGAGGATGTGTGACTTGTAATCTGCAAACTCCGGAGCGTGCGCTGGCTTTACATCGGTCACCTGGAACACAGCGAATCCATCACCAGTAGCAACCGCCGCCGGATCCGCACCCTTGACCACTGAGAACGCCTGCGTCAGTAGCGGAGAACCGTCAGCAAGCCCGGCAATCACGCCGTCCTTCGCAACGAAGTCCGTTGTAACCGTATGCAAACCCTTCGATGCAGCCGCCTTTCCCAGACCGTTCTTCTTCGCATCTGCAGCCAGCGCAGAAGCGAACGTCTGC
Coding sequences within:
- a CDS encoding alpha/beta fold hydrolase yields the protein MPLFAESRSGAASFEVVYRTIDVDGVQVFYREAGAVDAPVLLLLHGYANSSHYFRQLMPRLADKFRLIAPDMPSFGFTVVPEARNYDYSFAGLSNTIKAFVDALGLKKFGLYVFDYGAPVGFNLALSYPERVTAIISQNGNAYEEGLGEGPWRPVRALWKDPSETNRNAIRERFTFDGVRAAYLHGVSNPSLVAPEAYWLDTAILARPGNDKIQIDLKYDYRNNVARYPLYQEYFRKYKPTALAIWGKNDPFFIPPGAEAYRRDIPNAKVQLLDTGHFALETNLEDIVKAIRQVPLKA